The Pricia mediterranea genome includes a window with the following:
- a CDS encoding hybrid sensor histidine kinase/response regulator transcription factor: MAKLLIILFLLVSVATWSQSKIDSLERKVDSETIDSSKVTILLALADEYRYDNPVRAEKYAIEALKSASAIHEKKYEVSSLNTLANILSDRASNDSAILYYQKALSITERIEFREGKSEALIGLGNTHSRKGNLNKSEQYLKQNIDFAKEIEDFEGIASSYNNLGNIFNERGEYKRAMKAYTEAAKLNTQIGNEKNAGINMANIGLIHQKLGNSDDAIAYYTKSDSLFKKFDFLPGRAFVLKGMGNVFRNQGKPEAALEQYQKALGSYGKLGGIREMSQVYQNIGNIYSDKKQSALAVKNYHRSLVLANKISDSITIAMASQSLGQEFLYLEKLDSSEFYSGKAVEIAQGIGADLTEMDGYKTLSEVSYAKADHKTAYDLRLSFEALRDSLYNLEKRDLAEEIEAKYQNEQKNKEIALLASEKELQALQLEKRKNERNAIVVFALLVLVLAVLLYNQSRIKQRSNRELQKLNELKSNFFANISHEFRTPLTLIQGPIAHLEQNPDEKLDMDDIKMIRRNSNKVLGLVNQMLDLSQIDEGKLRLKCTEGDVFKCLRTAAASFNSHAAQRNMDYRIDVPDQILWASFDRDKLEKVVYNTLSNAFKFSDDDEMVGFRATYADGELLIQVSDSGFGINKNELPFVFDRFYQVDGSSTRDREGSGIGLSLSKDLVELMDGTITVSSETGKGTYFTVQIPLEKIKMPKTRMDIDTSETSDNRVRPRPYELPKTDLRNLPKLMIIEDNEDMLQHIKKQLLHNYRIIEAEDGAKGLKMASTDMPDLIITDLMMPKMDGMELCKRLKTNLETSHIPVIMITARAGEHNKIEGLQTGADAYLTKPFSAKELSARVANLIDQRQRLWQHYTDSQRTVSPEKMVTSSLDKKFLDQVLELLEKNHSDPSFGVSQMQRELAMSKTQLNRKLKALTQESPRDILRNFRLKRAAQLLGQKADTVTQIAYQVGFNNLSYFAKCFKERYGVSPSTY, encoded by the coding sequence ATGGCCAAACTACTGATCATCTTGTTTTTGTTGGTATCGGTCGCAACATGGTCTCAGTCGAAAATAGACAGTCTGGAGCGAAAGGTAGATTCTGAAACAATAGATTCTTCAAAGGTGACCATATTATTGGCTTTGGCCGATGAATACCGTTACGACAACCCTGTCCGGGCGGAAAAATATGCAATCGAAGCATTAAAATCTGCCTCTGCCATCCATGAGAAGAAATATGAAGTGTCGTCTCTAAATACCCTGGCCAATATTTTGAGCGATAGGGCCAGTAACGACTCCGCCATATTGTACTATCAAAAGGCCCTTTCGATTACGGAACGTATAGAATTCCGCGAGGGCAAAAGTGAGGCACTCATAGGATTGGGGAACACCCACAGCCGAAAGGGGAATCTCAACAAAAGTGAGCAATATCTAAAGCAGAACATTGACTTCGCCAAGGAAATCGAAGATTTTGAAGGTATTGCGAGTTCTTACAATAATCTAGGAAACATCTTTAACGAACGGGGCGAATACAAAAGGGCGATGAAAGCTTATACCGAGGCCGCAAAATTGAACACACAGATCGGCAATGAAAAGAACGCGGGAATCAATATGGCGAATATTGGGTTGATACATCAGAAATTGGGCAATTCCGATGATGCCATTGCCTACTATACAAAGAGCGATAGCCTATTTAAAAAGTTTGATTTTTTGCCGGGTAGGGCCTTCGTACTTAAAGGTATGGGCAATGTGTTTAGAAACCAGGGCAAACCTGAAGCGGCACTAGAGCAGTACCAAAAGGCGCTGGGGAGTTACGGTAAATTGGGCGGCATAAGAGAGATGTCCCAAGTCTATCAAAACATAGGGAACATTTACTCCGACAAAAAGCAATCGGCACTGGCAGTAAAAAATTACCATCGTTCACTTGTGCTTGCAAATAAAATCAGCGACTCTATTACGATCGCCATGGCCAGTCAATCGTTGGGCCAGGAATTTCTATATCTCGAAAAACTGGACAGCTCAGAATTCTATTCTGGAAAAGCGGTCGAAATTGCTCAGGGCATCGGTGCCGATTTAACCGAAATGGACGGTTATAAGACCTTGTCAGAGGTGAGTTACGCCAAAGCAGACCATAAAACTGCGTATGACCTGCGTTTAAGCTTTGAAGCTCTTCGGGATAGCTTGTATAACTTGGAAAAGCGCGATCTTGCAGAGGAAATAGAGGCCAAATACCAGAACGAACAAAAAAACAAGGAAATAGCGCTTTTGGCCTCTGAAAAGGAATTACAGGCCCTTCAATTAGAGAAAAGAAAAAATGAGCGGAACGCCATCGTCGTCTTTGCCCTTTTGGTTCTTGTGCTGGCGGTATTGTTATACAATCAATCCCGTATCAAACAAAGATCCAACAGGGAACTTCAAAAATTAAACGAGTTGAAATCCAACTTCTTCGCCAATATTTCCCATGAGTTTCGAACGCCCTTGACCTTGATTCAGGGTCCCATTGCCCATTTAGAGCAAAATCCCGATGAAAAACTCGATATGGACGATATCAAGATGATACGTCGCAACAGCAACAAGGTCTTAGGTCTGGTCAACCAAATGTTGGATCTGTCACAAATCGATGAAGGCAAGTTACGCTTGAAATGCACCGAGGGCGATGTGTTCAAATGTTTACGGACCGCTGCAGCTTCCTTCAACTCTCATGCAGCACAACGGAACATGGATTATCGGATCGACGTCCCCGACCAAATTTTATGGGCTTCATTTGACCGTGATAAATTGGAAAAGGTGGTCTACAACACCTTGAGCAATGCCTTTAAATTTAGCGATGATGATGAAATGGTAGGTTTTAGAGCAACCTATGCGGATGGGGAATTGCTCATTCAAGTTTCAGATTCCGGCTTTGGCATCAACAAGAATGAACTGCCATTTGTCTTTGACCGTTTTTATCAAGTTGACGGGAGCAGTACAAGAGATAGGGAAGGCTCGGGCATCGGTCTATCTCTGTCAAAAGATTTGGTCGAACTCATGGACGGAACGATCACTGTTTCAAGTGAAACTGGCAAGGGCACCTATTTTACGGTTCAGATTCCCTTGGAAAAAATCAAGATGCCGAAGACCCGAATGGATATTGATACGTCCGAGACATCAGATAATCGGGTTAGGCCCAGGCCCTACGAGTTGCCCAAAACCGATCTGCGCAACCTGCCCAAACTTATGATCATCGAAGATAACGAAGACATGCTTCAGCATATCAAAAAGCAACTTTTGCATAACTATCGAATCATTGAGGCCGAGGATGGTGCAAAAGGTCTGAAAATGGCGTCCACGGACATGCCCGACCTGATTATAACCGATTTAATGATGCCGAAGATGGATGGCATGGAGCTTTGCAAAAGGCTGAAGACCAATTTGGAGACCAGCCACATTCCAGTAATCATGATTACGGCACGTGCAGGCGAGCATAATAAAATCGAAGGGCTGCAGACTGGAGCCGATGCGTATCTGACCAAACCTTTCAGTGCCAAAGAATTATCGGCAAGGGTTGCCAACCTAATCGATCAGCGGCAAAGATTATGGCAGCACTATACGGATAGCCAGCGTACGGTAAGCCCCGAAAAGATGGTAACTTCTTCTTTAGACAAAAAATTCTTGGATCAGGTATTGGAGCTTTTGGAAAAAAACCACTCCGACCCCAGTTTTGGGGTGTCCCAAATGCAGCGGGAACTGGCCATGAGCAAGACCCAACTCAATCGAAAATTAAAAGCGCTGACCCAAGAATCCCCTCGTGACATACTTCGCAATTTTCGGCTTAAAAGAGCGGCTCAATTGTTAGGACAAAAAGCGGATACCGTTACTCAAATCGCCTATCAAGTGGGTTTTAATAATCTTTCGTATTTCGCCAAGTGTTTTAAGGAGCGATACGGCGTTTCGCCTTCCACCTATTAA
- a CDS encoding amidohydrolase family protein: MKAIYPFLIGSILLLSCEQEKSLNFDILIQDANIVNTETGAIIEKQNIGINGDTIAKIASLDETQNWTGSQIINAKDKYVIPGLWDMHMHFGADTLIKENRNMLPLYLANGITTIRDCAADISPSVLKWRKQIENGGLEGPTIFTAGPKLEGKNSIWPGDLEIETEEELSQALDSLDKLQVDFVKITDNALSPDLFLKSVREATSRGYATSGHIPLALPVNKVSEAGLTTIEHMGYMLKAGSSKELESIEELKEGKIDRGMAQAQIEKNFDEETALKKYEQLAENGTAIVPTLIGNRIISYLDENDHLSDPELQYIAPGIIKTYAWRVDRANKASPEEVRSRKEKYQKLLGLLPLIKKSGMMIIAGTDAGFLNSYIYPGFALHDELEIFVEGGLTPLEALRTSVVNGPKYFGLSDKYGSVSEGKVADLLILNRNPLEDISATEDIDRLVKKTKVYDRAQLDKMLDDIKNLYN; the protein is encoded by the coding sequence ATGAAAGCCATTTATCCCTTCTTGATCGGAAGCATCCTTTTACTATCCTGCGAGCAGGAAAAATCCCTGAATTTTGATATCCTGATCCAAGATGCGAATATTGTCAATACGGAAACCGGCGCTATTATTGAAAAGCAAAACATCGGCATCAATGGCGACACCATCGCGAAAATAGCATCCCTGGACGAAACACAAAACTGGACGGGAAGCCAAATAATCAATGCCAAGGACAAATATGTGATTCCCGGACTATGGGATATGCACATGCATTTTGGGGCGGACACCCTGATCAAAGAAAATAGAAACATGCTGCCGCTCTATTTGGCAAACGGAATAACCACGATAAGGGACTGTGCCGCGGACATAAGTCCAAGTGTCCTGAAATGGCGGAAACAAATTGAGAATGGAGGCTTAGAGGGACCGACTATCTTTACGGCAGGGCCAAAACTAGAAGGCAAAAATTCAATCTGGCCGGGCGACCTGGAAATAGAAACCGAGGAAGAACTGAGTCAGGCATTGGACTCCCTAGACAAACTTCAGGTCGATTTTGTAAAAATTACCGACAACGCCCTGTCGCCCGACCTGTTTTTAAAAAGTGTAAGGGAGGCGACCTCTAGGGGTTATGCGACATCGGGCCATATTCCGCTGGCCTTACCAGTGAACAAAGTGTCGGAAGCAGGTCTGACCACCATAGAGCATATGGGGTATATGCTCAAAGCAGGCTCGTCAAAAGAGCTCGAAAGCATTGAGGAACTGAAGGAAGGAAAAATAGACCGCGGCATGGCACAGGCCCAAATCGAAAAGAATTTTGATGAGGAAACGGCCTTGAAAAAATACGAACAACTGGCCGAGAACGGAACGGCCATCGTACCCACGCTGATCGGAAACAGGATTATTTCCTATTTGGACGAGAACGACCACTTATCGGACCCCGAGCTACAGTACATAGCTCCGGGAATCATAAAGACATACGCCTGGCGGGTAGATAGGGCGAACAAGGCCTCGCCCGAAGAGGTACGGTCCCGAAAGGAGAAATATCAAAAATTGCTGGGGCTATTACCCTTGATCAAAAAATCCGGAATGATGATTATTGCCGGTACCGATGCCGGATTTCTGAACTCCTATATCTATCCCGGCTTTGCTTTGCACGATGAACTCGAAATTTTTGTGGAAGGCGGCCTCACCCCGCTGGAGGCCCTGCGGACATCGGTGGTCAACGGTCCAAAGTATTTCGGGCTGTCGGATAAGTACGGGAGCGTAAGCGAAGGCAAGGTGGCGGACCTTCTAATTCTCAACAGGAATCCCCTAGAAGATATTAGCGCTACCGAAGATATTGACCGGTTGGTCAAAAAAACAAAGGTGTACGATAGGGCGCAGCTCGATAAGATGCTAGACGACATCAAGAACCTTTATAACTAA
- a CDS encoding ankyrin repeat domain-containing protein → MKPISLILSFFALFNALTGCAQKSNKTGDKMEMEVIKAAKGNDTEKLQVLLNKRVTIDARDSDQRTALMVATYENNVEAAKMLIEAGADVNAQDNRLESPLLHAGALGYPEILKTCLATGEADHMVLNRYGGTALIPACERGHTDVVKELLKIDDYPIDHVNNLGWTALMEAIVLGNGAQTHTHIVQLLVDAGCNVNIPDGNGISPLQHAKERGFNDIVAILEKAGAE, encoded by the coding sequence ATGAAACCTATTTCTTTAATCCTATCTTTCTTTGCCTTGTTCAACGCGCTGACCGGATGCGCGCAAAAATCAAATAAAACAGGGGATAAAATGGAAATGGAAGTCATCAAGGCCGCTAAAGGGAACGACACCGAAAAGCTTCAAGTCCTTTTGAACAAACGGGTTACCATCGATGCGAGGGATTCCGACCAAAGAACGGCCTTGATGGTCGCTACCTATGAAAACAATGTAGAGGCAGCGAAAATGCTCATAGAGGCCGGGGCCGATGTAAATGCCCAAGACAACCGGTTGGAAAGTCCCCTTCTGCACGCCGGGGCCTTAGGTTATCCGGAAATTCTCAAGACTTGTCTTGCTACCGGTGAGGCGGACCATATGGTATTGAACCGATACGGGGGTACGGCCCTGATTCCAGCCTGTGAGCGCGGGCATACCGATGTGGTCAAGGAACTGTTGAAAATCGACGACTATCCTATCGACCATGTAAACAATCTGGGGTGGACCGCCCTAATGGAGGCCATTGTTCTGGGCAACGGGGCCCAAACCCATACCCATATCGTGCAACTACTGGTCGATGCGGGGTGTAATGTCAACATTCCGGACGGGAATGGAATTAGCCCCTTACAGCATGCGAAGGAAAGAGGTTTTAACGACATTGTGGCTATTTTAGAAAAAGCCGGAGCTGAATAA
- a CDS encoding CPBP family intramembrane glutamic endopeptidase — translation MLLIGKKTDILSISESISMPKPQLAIPFAFKMFLVAILEETFFRGYLFTNLYEGFRSKKISDKQARLISLAVSSLLFGLAHFSNNHASILSIVLLTINGMVWCIQYKQSGIMQLWSQN, via the coding sequence ATGCTATTGATCGGAAAGAAAACGGATATCCTATCCATTTCCGAATCTATTTCAATGCCGAAACCTCAGTTGGCAATTCCTTTTGCTTTTAAAATGTTTCTCGTAGCCATCTTGGAAGAAACTTTTTTTAGAGGCTATTTGTTTACCAACCTTTACGAAGGTTTCCGGTCGAAAAAAATATCCGATAAACAGGCACGTTTAATTTCGTTGGCAGTATCGTCGCTGTTGTTCGGGCTGGCCCATTTTAGCAATAACCATGCATCTATTCTGTCAATTGTATTACTTACCATAAATGGAATGGTCTGGTGTATTCAATATAAGCAAAGTGGTATAATGCAATTATGGTCCCAAAATTAG
- a CDS encoding helix-turn-helix domain-containing protein: MQNNRWHLKFSVYLVVNYLALNIIPHTPSPILKSAVRQMWIVEEESGIEIEVNSFPVGYPFINVISSDKFILRGSHDEVLKTNSYLVGQTLSPFSLYMKLIKRAITIQLVPSAIPSLFGLNAHEFFEKRISLADLSTDLAHRLEDLIESNLSSREVLSKTDSYLSRCIKNNEDEPRMHRALQLLIETAGGLKMKELAFELNLSQRRMQQLFKENIGVPGKSYARIIKLQHHTFKLLQNDTIEQIVPDGYFDQSHFIHDLKGQTGMLPDTFKTYINDPSKKRAYYFSNIYFGYEGIS; the protein is encoded by the coding sequence GTGCAAAATAATCGTTGGCACTTAAAATTTTCCGTATATTTAGTAGTCAACTACTTAGCATTGAATATCATTCCACATACTCCCAGTCCAATTTTAAAATCCGCCGTCCGACAGATGTGGATCGTTGAAGAGGAAAGCGGTATCGAGATAGAAGTAAACTCATTTCCCGTCGGATACCCGTTCATCAATGTGATCAGTTCGGATAAATTCATTCTTCGAGGTAGCCACGACGAGGTTTTGAAAACCAATAGTTATCTCGTCGGTCAGACCCTTTCCCCTTTTTCACTATATATGAAATTGATAAAAAGGGCGATTACGATACAATTGGTTCCCAGTGCTATTCCCTCCCTCTTCGGGCTAAACGCCCATGAGTTTTTCGAAAAGCGCATTTCACTGGCCGATTTGTCAACCGATCTTGCCCATCGACTTGAAGACCTGATCGAAAGCAATCTTTCAAGCCGCGAAGTGCTATCCAAGACGGACAGCTATCTTTCCCGGTGCATCAAGAATAACGAGGATGAGCCTAGGATGCATCGTGCGTTGCAGCTATTAATAGAGACCGCGGGAGGCCTGAAAATGAAAGAACTCGCTTTTGAGCTAAACCTTTCCCAAAGAAGGATGCAGCAGCTTTTCAAAGAAAATATTGGAGTTCCTGGGAAGTCCTACGCCAGGATTATCAAATTACAGCATCACACCTTCAAACTATTGCAAAATGACACCATAGAGCAAATAGTTCCCGACGGCTATTTTGACCAATCACATTTTATTCATGATCTGAAGGGCCAAACAGGAATGTTGCCCGATACGTTCAAAACCTATATAAACGACCCTTCGAAAAAAAGAGCATACTATTTTTCAAATATTTATTTTGGATATGAGGGGATATCATAG
- a CDS encoding SRPBCC domain-containing protein gives MAVTKDFSIYHDLNIKAPAREVFEKITLPDHLINWWPLRCEGEPEVGASYNFYFTPEFDWYGKVIACNPNVAFQIKMTQADADWKGTSFSFDLEDTAKGVLLKFSHKSWPKCNHHFRRSSFCWAILLNSLKKYIEKGTVVPFEERQ, from the coding sequence ATGGCAGTAACCAAAGACTTTAGCATCTACCACGATCTGAACATCAAAGCCCCCGCCCGGGAAGTTTTTGAAAAGATAACTTTGCCCGATCATCTCATAAACTGGTGGCCTTTACGCTGTGAGGGCGAACCGGAAGTCGGGGCATCCTATAATTTCTACTTCACACCGGAGTTTGACTGGTATGGGAAGGTAATTGCCTGCAATCCAAATGTCGCTTTTCAAATAAAGATGACCCAAGCGGATGCGGATTGGAAAGGAACTTCCTTCAGTTTTGATCTCGAGGATACTGCCAAAGGCGTTCTCCTGAAGTTTTCACATAAATCATGGCCGAAATGCAACCATCATTTTAGAAGGTCTTCGTTCTGCTGGGCCATATTGCTGAACAGCCTCAAAAAATATATCGAAAAAGGAACGGTCGTACCTTTTGAAGAACGTCAATGA
- a CDS encoding VOC family protein: MKNAIQNFQIPVVDFDRALQFYNAVMGYDMQVMDFQGARMAIFKYNAKEGIGGTIIKAEWLEPSENGTLVYLQTGDDLQPFLDRVSDAGGKELFPKTALGPGMGFFGIFKDTEGNRVGLYSKN; this comes from the coding sequence ATGAAAAATGCCATCCAAAATTTTCAAATCCCGGTCGTCGATTTTGACCGGGCGTTACAATTCTACAATGCCGTAATGGGGTATGATATGCAGGTCATGGATTTTCAGGGAGCTAGAATGGCAATCTTTAAATACAATGCGAAAGAAGGGATTGGCGGCACGATTATCAAGGCCGAATGGCTCGAGCCATCCGAAAATGGCACCTTGGTATATTTACAGACCGGGGACGACTTGCAGCCATTTCTAGATCGCGTATCCGATGCGGGTGGAAAAGAGCTGTTTCCGAAAACAGCCTTGGGTCCTGGAATGGGCTTTTTCGGGATTTTCAAGGATACCGAGGGAAACCGTGTAGGGCTGTATTCAAAAAACTGA